In Pseudomonas sp. R76, one genomic interval encodes:
- the choV gene encoding choline ABC transporter ATP-binding protein — protein MSIIRFDNVDVIFSKDPREALKLLDQGMHRNEILKKTGQIVGVEKASLDIEKGEICVLMGLSGSGKSSLLRCINGLNTVSRGQLFVEHEGRQIDIASCTPAELKMMRTKRIAMVFQKFALMPWLTVRENISFGLEMQGRPEKERRKLVDEKLELVGLAQWRNKKPDELSGGMQQRVGLARALAMDADILLMDEPFSALDPLIRQGLQDELLELQRKLSKTIVFVSHDLDEALKLGSRIAIMKDGKIIQYSVPEEIVLNPADDYVRTFVAHTNPLNVLCGRSLMRTLDNCKRINGSVCLDPGGDSWLDLAEGNTIQGARQNGAVLNLQNWAPGQAVEGLGRVPTLVDSNIGMRDALQIRYHTGNKLVLHDSNNKVVGILGDSELYHALLGKNLG, from the coding sequence ATGAGCATTATCCGATTCGACAATGTCGATGTGATCTTCTCCAAAGACCCGCGCGAGGCACTCAAGCTGCTCGACCAGGGCATGCACCGCAACGAGATCCTGAAAAAGACCGGGCAGATTGTCGGCGTTGAAAAAGCCAGCCTGGACATCGAAAAAGGCGAGATCTGCGTGCTCATGGGCCTGTCGGGCTCGGGCAAGTCGAGCTTGCTGCGCTGCATCAACGGCCTCAACACCGTCAGCCGTGGCCAGCTGTTTGTGGAGCACGAAGGGCGCCAGATCGACATCGCATCGTGCACGCCTGCCGAGCTGAAGATGATGCGCACCAAGCGTATCGCCATGGTGTTCCAGAAGTTCGCCCTGATGCCTTGGCTGACGGTGCGCGAGAACATCAGCTTCGGCCTGGAAATGCAGGGCCGCCCGGAGAAAGAACGGCGCAAGCTGGTGGACGAGAAACTTGAACTGGTGGGCCTGGCCCAATGGCGTAACAAGAAGCCGGACGAGCTGTCCGGCGGCATGCAGCAGCGCGTCGGCCTGGCCCGCGCGTTGGCGATGGACGCCGATATCCTGCTGATGGACGAACCTTTCTCCGCCCTCGACCCGCTGATCCGCCAAGGCCTGCAAGATGAATTGCTGGAGCTGCAACGCAAGCTGAGCAAGACCATTGTGTTCGTGAGCCACGACCTGGATGAGGCGCTCAAATTGGGTAGCCGCATTGCGATCATGAAAGACGGCAAGATCATCCAGTACAGCGTGCCGGAAGAGATCGTGCTGAACCCGGCGGACGACTATGTGCGCACCTTCGTCGCCCACACCAACCCGCTGAACGTACTGTGCGGTCGCAGCCTGATGCGCACCCTGGACAACTGCAAACGCATCAACGGTTCAGTGTGCCTCGATCCTGGTGGCGATTCGTGGCTGGACCTGGCCGAAGGCAACACCATCCAGGGCGCTCGCCAGAATGGCGCGGTGCTGAACCTGCAGAACTGGGCGCCAGGGCAAGCGGTAGAAGGCCTGGGCCGGGTGCCGACGCTGGTGGATTCGAATATCGGCATGCGCGATGCATTGCAGATTCGTTATCACACCGGGAACAAGTTGGTGCTGCATGACAGCAACAATAAGGTGGTGGGGATCTTGGGCGACAGTGAGCTTTACCACGCGCTGCTGGGCAAGAACCTGGGCTAA
- a CDS encoding BCCT family transporter has translation MFYTSTALILLLTAILIIAPQEAGRMLGVAQAWLSKSFGWYYMVVIAAYLVFVVGLAFSSYGKLKLGSKDDTPDFSYGAWAGMLFSSGIGISLLYFGASEPLDHYFNPPEGAAASNMAARQALQLTFLHWGLHGWAIYALVGLAVAYFAYRHNQPLALRSALYPLVGERWVKGAAGHAVDGFGMFVTLLGLVTNLGIGAMQVSSGLENLFGMQHSNTNLLIVIIVMSTVATIAAVSGVENGIRRLSNLNIVLFSGLLIFVLLFGPTLHLLNGFVQNIGDYMNGLVLKTFDLYVYEGDADKTERWMGLWTLFYWAWWISWAPFVGMFIARISRGRTVRELVAGVLLIPLGFTLAWLSIFGNSALDLVLNHGAVELGKTALEQPSMAIYQLLEHYPASKIVIGVSIFVGFVLFLTPADSGAVMMANLSCKGGNVDEDAPHWLRIFWSAVITLVTIGLLFAGNFEAMQTMVVLAGLPFSVVLIFFMFGLHKAMRQDVAIEQEQAQLAERGRRGFSERLTALDLQPSQGTVQRFMDKHVTPALEEAATALRDQGLEVQTLLGKSKRCIGVRIEMEEGNPFVYEVSLDAYSSAPSDLPEEERTRYYRAEVYLHNGPQEYDLMGFAQEQITRDVLDQFESHRQLLGRVYS, from the coding sequence GTGTTCTACACCTCCACCGCGCTCATTCTGTTGTTGACCGCCATTCTGATCATCGCCCCGCAGGAGGCCGGGCGCATGCTTGGCGTAGCACAAGCCTGGCTGTCGAAAAGTTTCGGCTGGTACTACATGGTGGTCATCGCCGCTTACCTGGTGTTTGTGGTCGGCCTGGCGTTTTCGTCCTACGGTAAATTGAAACTGGGCAGCAAGGACGACACCCCGGACTTCAGCTACGGCGCCTGGGCCGGCATGTTGTTCTCGTCGGGCATCGGCATCTCGCTGCTGTACTTCGGCGCGTCGGAGCCTTTGGACCACTACTTCAACCCGCCCGAAGGCGCGGCCGCCAGCAACATGGCTGCACGCCAGGCGCTGCAACTGACCTTCCTGCACTGGGGCCTGCACGGCTGGGCGATCTACGCCCTGGTCGGCCTGGCCGTGGCGTATTTCGCCTACCGGCATAACCAGCCGCTGGCCTTGCGTTCGGCGCTGTACCCGCTGGTGGGCGAGCGTTGGGTGAAAGGCGCGGCCGGCCACGCGGTGGACGGTTTCGGCATGTTCGTGACCTTGCTCGGCCTGGTGACGAACCTGGGGATTGGCGCGATGCAAGTGTCGTCGGGGCTTGAAAACCTGTTCGGCATGCAGCACAGCAACACCAACCTGCTGATCGTGATCATCGTGATGAGCACCGTGGCGACCATCGCCGCCGTGTCGGGTGTGGAAAACGGCATTCGCCGCCTGTCCAACCTCAACATCGTGCTGTTCAGCGGCTTGCTGATCTTCGTGCTGTTGTTCGGCCCGACCCTGCACTTGCTCAACGGCTTTGTGCAGAACATCGGCGACTACATGAATGGCCTGGTGCTGAAAACCTTCGACCTCTATGTGTACGAAGGCGACGCCGACAAGACCGAGCGCTGGATGGGCCTGTGGACCCTGTTCTACTGGGCCTGGTGGATTTCCTGGGCGCCATTCGTGGGCATGTTCATCGCGCGTATTTCCCGTGGTCGCACCGTGCGTGAACTGGTGGCCGGCGTGCTGCTGATCCCGCTGGGCTTCACCTTGGCGTGGTTGTCGATCTTCGGTAACTCGGCGCTGGACCTGGTGCTGAACCACGGTGCTGTGGAGCTGGGCAAGACGGCGCTGGAACAACCGTCGATGGCCATCTACCAATTGCTGGAGCATTACCCGGCGTCGAAAATCGTGATCGGCGTGTCGATCTTCGTGGGCTTTGTGCTGTTCCTGACCCCGGCGGATTCCGGCGCGGTGATGATGGCCAACCTTTCCTGCAAAGGCGGCAACGTCGATGAAGATGCGCCGCACTGGTTGCGAATCTTCTGGTCGGCGGTGATCACCCTGGTGACCATCGGCCTGTTGTTCGCCGGTAACTTCGAAGCCATGCAAACCATGGTGGTGCTGGCGGGGCTGCCGTTCTCGGTGGTGCTGATTTTCTTTATGTTCGGTTTGCACAAGGCCATGCGCCAGGACGTCGCCATCGAACAGGAGCAGGCGCAATTGGCCGAGCGTGGCCGTCGTGGTTTCAGCGAGCGTCTGACCGCGCTGGACCTGCAACCGAGCCAGGGCACCGTGCAACGCTTTATGGACAAGCACGTCACGCCTGCGCTGGAAGAAGCGGCGACGGCGCTGCGTGACCAGGGGCTGGAGGTGCAGACCCTGCTGGGCAAATCCAAGCGTTGCATCGGTGTGCGTATCGAGATGGAAGAGGGCAACCCGTTTGTCTATGAAGTGAGCCTGGATGCTTACTCGTCGGCACCGAGCGACTTGCCCGAAGAAGAGCGCACACGTTACTACCGGGCCGAGGTCTACCTGCACAACGGGCCTCAAGAATACGACCTGATGGGCTTTGCCCAGGAACAGATCACCCGGGACGTGCTCGATCAGTTTGAAAGCCATCGGCAGCTCCTTGGCCGTGTCTATAGCTGA
- the betI gene encoding transcriptional regulator BetI, with protein MPKVGMQPIRRQQLIEATLTAIDQVGMGDASIALIARLAGVSNGIISHYFQDKNGLIAATMRYLMNVLIENVHERRLALKDYSPRAHLRVIIEGNFDASQVNGPAMKTWLAFWATSMHHPSLHRLQRINDQRLYSNLCCQFRRVLPLPHARKAARGLAALIDGLWLRGALSGDAFDTEQAQRIAYEYMDFQLAKQVS; from the coding sequence ATGCCCAAGGTCGGTATGCAACCCATACGCCGCCAGCAGTTGATCGAAGCCACCTTGACGGCCATCGATCAGGTCGGAATGGGAGATGCCAGCATTGCGCTGATCGCCCGTTTGGCCGGCGTCTCGAACGGCATCATCAGTCACTACTTTCAGGACAAGAACGGCCTGATCGCCGCAACGATGCGGTACTTGATGAATGTGCTGATCGAGAACGTCCACGAACGCAGGCTTGCGCTGAAGGACTACAGCCCACGGGCGCACCTTCGGGTGATCATCGAGGGCAACTTCGACGCCAGCCAAGTCAACGGACCGGCAATGAAAACCTGGCTGGCCTTCTGGGCCACCAGCATGCATCACCCGTCATTGCACAGGTTGCAGCGGATCAACGATCAACGTCTGTATTCCAACCTGTGCTGCCAGTTCCGCCGAGTGCTACCGCTGCCGCACGCACGCAAAGCAGCCAGAGGCCTGGCGGCCCTGATCGACGGTTTGTGGTTGCGCGGCGCCCTGTCGGGAGACGCTTTCGACACGGAGCAGGCGCAACGGATCGCTTACGAATACATGGATTTCCAATTGGCCAAGCAGGTGAGTTAG
- the betB gene encoding betaine-aldehyde dehydrogenase translates to MARFELQKLYIDGGYSDAGSDATFEAINPANGEVLAQVQRATKDDVERAVVSAEKGQKIWAAMTAMERSRILRRAVDILRERNDELAALETLDTGKAFSETQYVDIVTGADVLEYYAGLVPAIEGEQIPLRDTSFVYTRREPLGVVAGIGAWNYPIQIALWKSAPALAAGNAMIFKPSEVTSLTTLKLAEIYTEAGVPAGVFNVLTGSGREVGTWLTEHPRIEKVSFTGGTDTGKKVMASASSSSLKEVTMELGGKSPLIVFEDADLDRAADIAMMANFYSSGQVCTNGTRVFVPKHLQAAFEAKIVERVARIRVGNPQDENTNFGPLVSFAHMESVLGYIAKGKEEGARVLCGGDRLTDGDFAKGAFVAPTVFTDCTDEMTIVREEIFGPVMSILTYETEEEVIRRANDTDFGLAAGLVTKDLNRAHRVIHQLEAGICWINAWGESDAKMPVGGYKQSGVGRENGISSLNNFTRIKSVQVELGDYASVF, encoded by the coding sequence ATGGCCCGTTTCGAACTGCAAAAACTCTACATTGACGGCGGCTACAGCGACGCTGGCAGCGATGCCACCTTCGAAGCCATCAACCCGGCTAACGGTGAAGTTCTCGCCCAAGTGCAACGTGCTACCAAAGATGACGTTGAACGTGCCGTGGTCAGCGCCGAAAAAGGCCAGAAAATCTGGGCCGCCATGACCGCCATGGAGCGTTCGCGCATCCTGCGTCGTGCCGTCGACATCCTGCGTGAGCGCAACGATGAGCTGGCCGCGCTGGAAACCCTGGACACCGGTAAAGCCTTCTCCGAAACCCAATACGTCGACATCGTCACCGGTGCAGACGTGCTGGAATACTACGCAGGCCTGGTGCCAGCCATCGAAGGCGAGCAGATCCCACTGCGCGACACCTCGTTCGTCTACACCCGCCGCGAGCCGCTGGGCGTGGTGGCCGGTATCGGCGCGTGGAACTACCCGATCCAGATCGCCCTGTGGAAATCCGCACCGGCCCTGGCTGCTGGTAACGCGATGATCTTCAAACCAAGCGAAGTCACCTCGCTGACCACCCTGAAACTGGCCGAGATCTACACCGAAGCCGGCGTTCCGGCTGGCGTGTTCAACGTATTGACCGGCAGCGGCCGTGAAGTCGGCACCTGGCTGACCGAGCACCCGCGCATCGAGAAAGTCTCGTTCACCGGCGGCACCGACACCGGCAAGAAGGTAATGGCCAGCGCTTCCAGCTCTTCGCTTAAAGAAGTGACCATGGAACTGGGCGGCAAGTCGCCGCTGATCGTGTTCGAAGACGCCGACCTGGATCGCGCGGCCGACATCGCGATGATGGCCAACTTCTACAGCTCCGGCCAGGTCTGCACCAACGGCACTCGCGTGTTCGTACCTAAACACCTGCAGGCAGCCTTCGAAGCCAAGATCGTTGAGCGTGTTGCGCGCATTCGCGTCGGCAACCCGCAGGACGAAAACACCAACTTCGGCCCGCTGGTCAGCTTCGCCCACATGGAAAGCGTGCTGGGTTACATCGCCAAAGGTAAAGAAGAAGGCGCCCGCGTACTGTGCGGCGGCGACCGTCTGACCGACGGCGACTTCGCCAAAGGCGCCTTTGTTGCCCCAACCGTGTTCACCGACTGCACCGACGAAATGACCATCGTCCGTGAAGAAATCTTCGGCCCAGTGATGAGCATCCTCACTTACGAGACCGAAGAAGAAGTGATCCGCCGCGCCAACGACACCGACTTCGGCCTGGCCGCAGGTCTTGTGACCAAGGACCTGAACCGCGCTCACCGCGTGATTCATCAGCTGGAAGCAGGTATCTGCTGGATCAACGCGTGGGGCGAGTCCGACGCGAAGATGCCGGTGGGTGGCTACAAGCAGTCGGGCGTTGGCCGTGAGAACGGCATCAGCTCGCTGAACAACTTCACCCGCATCAAATCGGTACAGGTAGAGCTGGGCGACTACGCCTCGGTGTTCTAA
- the betA gene encoding choline dehydrogenase, producing the protein MSQEYDYIIVGAGSAGNTLATRLTEDEGVTVLLLEAGGPDYRLDFRTQMPAALAFPLQGRRYNWAYETDPEPHMDGRRMECGRGKGLGGSSLINGMCYIRGNAMDYDNWSKLPGLEDWTYLDCLPYFRKAETRDIGPNDYHGGDGPVSVTTPKAGNNPLFHAMVEAGVQAGYPRTDDLNGYQQEGFGPMDRTVTPKGRRASTARGYLDTAKKRSTLTIVTHALTDKVLFEGKRAVGVRYLIGAAEERVEARARKEVLVCSGAIASPQLLQRSGVGPAKLLESLDIPVVHDLPGVGENLQDHLELYLQYACTQPVSLYPSLLWYNQPAIGAEWLFNGTGIGASNQFEAGGFIRTREEFDWPNIQYHFLPVAINYNGSNGVKEHGFQAHMGSMRSPSRGRLQLKSKNPRDYPSILFNYMSTEQDWQEFRDGIRLTREIMQQPALDQYRGREISPGIEVQTDEQLDKFIREHAETAFHPSCSCKMGTDEMAVVDGEGRVHGMQGLRVVDASIMPIITTGNLNAPTIMIAEKIADKIRGRKPLPRSTADYYVAGDAPVRGKPMREVGPTAQ; encoded by the coding sequence ATGTCCCAAGAATACGATTACATCATTGTGGGTGCCGGCTCCGCCGGTAACACCCTGGCGACCCGTCTGACCGAAGACGAAGGCGTCACCGTCCTGCTGCTGGAAGCCGGCGGCCCGGACTACCGTCTGGATTTCCGTACCCAAATGCCGGCCGCGCTGGCATTCCCGCTGCAGGGCCGCCGCTACAACTGGGCCTACGAGACCGACCCGGAGCCACACATGGACGGCCGCCGGATGGAATGCGGTCGCGGCAAGGGCCTCGGCGGTTCCTCGCTGATCAACGGCATGTGCTACATCCGTGGCAACGCCATGGACTACGACAACTGGTCGAAACTGCCAGGTCTGGAAGACTGGACTTACCTCGACTGCCTGCCGTATTTCCGTAAAGCCGAAACCCGCGACATCGGCCCGAACGACTACCACGGTGGCGACGGCCCGGTCAGCGTGACCACGCCTAAAGCCGGCAACAACCCGCTGTTCCACGCCATGGTTGAAGCCGGTGTACAAGCCGGTTACCCGCGTACCGACGACCTGAACGGCTACCAGCAAGAAGGCTTCGGCCCGATGGACCGCACCGTCACGCCTAAAGGCCGTCGCGCCAGCACCGCACGCGGTTACCTGGACACGGCTAAAAAGCGTTCGACCCTGACCATCGTCACCCACGCCCTCACCGACAAAGTGTTGTTTGAAGGCAAGCGTGCCGTTGGCGTGCGTTACCTGATCGGCGCCGCCGAAGAGCGCGTTGAAGCCCGCGCGCGCAAAGAAGTATTGGTGTGCAGCGGCGCAATCGCTTCGCCACAACTGCTGCAACGCTCCGGTGTTGGCCCGGCCAAACTGCTGGAAAGCCTCGACATCCCGGTGGTCCACGACCTGCCAGGCGTCGGCGAAAACCTGCAGGACCACCTTGAGCTGTACCTGCAATACGCTTGCACTCAGCCAGTGTCGCTGTACCCGTCGCTGCTCTGGTACAACCAGCCGGCCATCGGTGCCGAATGGCTGTTCAACGGCACCGGCATCGGCGCCAGCAACCAGTTCGAAGCGGGCGGTTTTATCCGTACCCGTGAAGAATTCGATTGGCCGAACATCCAGTACCACTTCCTGCCGGTCGCGATTAACTACAACGGCAGCAACGGTGTGAAAGAGCACGGTTTCCAGGCGCACATGGGTTCCATGCGTTCGCCAAGCCGTGGCCGCCTGCAATTGAAGTCGAAGAACCCACGGGACTACCCGAGCATCCTCTTCAACTACATGTCCACCGAGCAGGACTGGCAGGAGTTCCGCGACGGCATCCGCCTGACCCGTGAAATCATGCAGCAGCCGGCGCTGGATCAATACCGTGGCCGCGAAATCAGCCCGGGTATTGAAGTGCAAACCGATGAACAGCTCGACAAGTTCATCCGTGAGCACGCCGAGACCGCGTTCCACCCGTCCTGCTCGTGCAAGATGGGCACCGACGAGATGGCTGTAGTGGATGGCGAAGGCCGCGTGCATGGCATGCAAGGTCTGCGCGTTGTGGATGCGTCGATCATGCCGATCATCACCACCGGCAACCTGAACGCGCCGACGATCATGATCGCCGAGAAAATCGCCGACAAGATCCGTGGCCGCAAGCCGCTGCCGCGCAGCACCGCCGACTACTACGTCGCCGGCGATGCGCCAGTGCGTGGCAAGCCAATGCGTGAAGTCGGCCCTACCGCGCAGTAA
- a CDS encoding TldD/PmbA family protein: protein MFDHHATLKKHFSALRTTAEFFSLRYVRESGQYLSVRKNVAEPPHLNHDEGAMLTVRLNGVEAYAATNDISLAGLQAALERAGQQARRILPHALLDLHTQPVASDVADYLSPDLDQPFPSLSDCYQLLGDESASVPKDERLVSWEVSLGTTRVEQIYLNSAGAELRQAQRFVYPGLSVTAFDGNDSQTRTLGGTNFGQQGSANVIRRFGLAGAASTVADQALQLLLAPNTPHGPRDLLLMPDQMILQIHESIGHPLELDRILGDERNYAGTSFVKVSDFGHLQYGSPLLNVTFDPDIPEQLASYSHDDDGTRATKQFLIRDGLLLKPLGGALSQFRAGMQGVANSRACSWNRAPIDRMANLNIEAGDKTQAELISGIEHGILMSTNRSWSIDDARNKFQFGCEWGQLIENGELKGVVKNPNYRAISAQFWRKLSAVGDASTFKVLGTPNCGKGEPNQVIRVGHASPACVFSDVDVFGGDA, encoded by the coding sequence ATGTTCGACCACCACGCCACACTCAAAAAGCATTTCAGTGCCCTGCGCACCACTGCCGAATTTTTCTCGCTGCGTTACGTGCGCGAATCCGGCCAATACCTGTCGGTCCGCAAGAACGTCGCCGAGCCGCCGCACTTGAACCACGACGAGGGCGCCATGCTCACCGTGCGTCTCAATGGCGTGGAAGCCTACGCCGCCACAAACGACATCTCCCTTGCTGGCCTGCAAGCCGCCCTTGAGCGTGCTGGACAGCAAGCCCGACGCATCTTGCCCCACGCCCTGCTCGACCTGCACACGCAGCCGGTGGCCAGCGATGTCGCCGACTACTTGTCGCCTGACCTCGACCAGCCCTTCCCGTCCCTGAGCGACTGCTACCAACTGCTCGGTGACGAATCGGCCAGCGTGCCCAAGGACGAGCGCCTGGTCAGTTGGGAAGTCAGCCTGGGCACCACTCGGGTTGAACAGATTTACCTCAACAGTGCCGGCGCCGAACTGCGCCAGGCCCAGCGCTTCGTCTACCCCGGCCTGAGCGTCACCGCGTTTGACGGCAACGACAGCCAGACCCGCACCCTGGGCGGCACCAACTTCGGCCAGCAAGGCAGCGCCAACGTGATTCGCCGCTTTGGCCTGGCCGGCGCCGCCAGCACCGTCGCCGACCAAGCGCTGCAATTGCTGCTCGCGCCAAACACGCCCCACGGCCCGCGCGACTTGCTGCTGATGCCCGACCAGATGATCCTGCAGATCCACGAGTCCATCGGCCACCCGCTGGAGCTGGACCGCATCCTCGGCGATGAGCGCAACTACGCCGGCACCAGTTTTGTGAAGGTCAGCGACTTCGGCCACCTGCAATACGGCTCGCCCTTGCTCAACGTGACCTTCGACCCGGACATCCCCGAGCAGCTCGCCAGCTACAGCCATGACGACGACGGCACCCGCGCCACCAAGCAGTTCCTGATTCGCGACGGCCTGCTGCTCAAGCCACTGGGCGGCGCGCTGTCGCAATTTCGCGCCGGCATGCAAGGCGTCGCCAACAGCCGCGCCTGCAGCTGGAACCGCGCGCCCATCGACCGCATGGCCAACCTGAACATCGAGGCTGGCGACAAAACCCAGGCCGAACTGATCAGCGGCATCGAGCACGGCATTTTGATGAGCACCAACCGTTCCTGGTCCATCGACGATGCGCGCAATAAATTCCAGTTCGGCTGCGAGTGGGGCCAACTGATCGAAAACGGCGAGCTCAAGGGCGTGGTGAAAAATCCCAACTACCGTGCGATTTCCGCGCAGTTCTGGCGCAAGCTCAGCGCCGTCGGCGACGCCAGCACCTTCAAGGTATTGGGCACGCCGAACTGCGGCAAAGGCGAACCCAACCAGGTGATCCGTGTAGGCCACGCGTCGCCTGCGTGTGTGTTCAGTGATGTCGACGTGTTTGGGGGAGATGCCTGA
- a CDS encoding TldD/PmbA family protein translates to MNNFKALVEWLKQAITDKEQFHLGYADESSEFVRFNHAQVRQAGQVQQASLNLKLINDGRHADLGITLAGSPELDRQRLAEGLQQLRETLPLLPQDPYLLLNHTAWQSHNEQLRPLPELAQVLEEISQAAQGVDLVGFYAAGPISRGFASSDGAFGWHQANSFNFDFSLFHANGEAVKASYAGHTWDSAEFAARFQQAREQLEFLGRPLHKLAPGQYRAYLAPAALEEIISIITWGGFSAQAIASKSSSLQKLYAGEQSLSPLVKVDEQISGSLSQAFSTEGYPRGDVTLINAGKAEGRLINSRSAAEYGLSTNGASSDESPSALQMAAGSLAQADILKQLGTGLYISNLWYLNYSDLPAARLTGMTRFATFWVEDGEIKAPVSTMRFDDSVYNLLGSQLEALTAERELLLSASTYSQRNTASNLLPGALVKRLTLTL, encoded by the coding sequence ATGAACAACTTCAAGGCACTGGTGGAATGGCTCAAGCAGGCCATCACCGACAAGGAACAGTTTCACCTGGGTTATGCGGACGAATCGTCCGAGTTCGTGCGCTTCAACCACGCGCAAGTGCGCCAGGCCGGGCAAGTGCAACAGGCCAGCCTGAACCTCAAGCTGATCAACGACGGGCGCCATGCCGACCTTGGCATCACCCTGGCAGGCTCGCCCGAACTGGATCGCCAACGCCTCGCCGAAGGCCTGCAACAGTTGCGCGAAACCTTGCCGCTGCTGCCGCAGGACCCGTACCTGCTGCTCAATCACACCGCCTGGCAAAGCCATAACGAACAGCTGCGGCCGCTGCCGGAACTGGCCCAGGTGCTGGAAGAAATCAGCCAGGCAGCGCAAGGCGTGGACTTGGTTGGCTTCTATGCTGCAGGCCCGATCAGCCGTGGTTTCGCCAGTTCGGATGGGGCATTCGGCTGGCACCAGGCCAACAGCTTCAACTTCGATTTCAGCCTGTTCCACGCCAATGGCGAAGCGGTCAAAGCCAGCTACGCCGGGCACACCTGGGACAGTGCCGAGTTCGCCGCGCGCTTCCAGCAGGCCCGCGAGCAGCTGGAATTCCTCGGGCGCCCGCTGCACAAGCTGGCGCCAGGCCAGTACCGCGCCTACCTCGCGCCGGCCGCGCTGGAAGAGATCATCAGCATCATCACCTGGGGCGGGTTTTCGGCGCAGGCCATCGCCAGCAAAAGCAGCTCGTTGCAAAAGCTGTATGCCGGTGAACAGTCGCTGAGCCCGCTGGTGAAGGTCGATGAGCAGATCAGCGGCTCGCTGAGCCAGGCGTTTTCCACCGAAGGCTACCCGCGCGGCGATGTCACGCTGATCAACGCAGGTAAAGCCGAGGGCCGGTTGATCAACTCGCGCAGTGCTGCCGAATACGGCTTGAGCACCAACGGCGCCAGCAGCGATGAGTCGCCGAGTGCCTTGCAGATGGCGGCGGGCAGCCTGGCTCAGGCCGATATCCTCAAGCAATTGGGCACCGGGCTGTACATCAGCAACTTGTGGTATTTGAACTACTCGGACTTGCCGGCCGCACGCCTGACCGGCATGACGCGCTTTGCCACGTTCTGGGTGGAAGACGGCGAAATCAAGGCGCCGGTCAGCACCATGCGTTTTGATGACAGCGTCTACAACTTGCTCGGTTCGCAGCTGGAAGCGCTGACTGCTGAGCGGGAGCTGTTGTTGTCGGCGAGTACGTATAGCCAGCGCAATACCGCGTCCAACTTGTTGCCAGGCGCCTTGGTCAAACGCCTGACCCTCACCCTGTAA
- a CDS encoding alpha/beta fold hydrolase, with protein sequence MDHGSFVIEGLFKHYNVHVEQLGNDSEKKTVLLVNGALSTTRSFARTSKCLAEHFNVLLFDLPFSGYSREHNTDLDLVTKDDEVQILRALVERFQVNHLVSASWGGISTLLTLAHNPPSIESSVVMALAPNLNQAMLDYVERVRVLIEADDKSAVGHLLNETVGKYLSPRLKRNNHRHLSSMATTEYRQARFHIHQVLGLGDGNYLPALTRIETPVHFINGALDEYTPATEAQLFKKYVGRSTFAVAEHTGHLLDLESREAALAVHRVLLDFLVGEHATLSDLDEPPVGKGAMDGA encoded by the coding sequence ATGGACCATGGAAGTTTTGTCATAGAAGGGCTGTTCAAACACTACAACGTTCACGTTGAGCAGCTCGGTAACGATTCGGAAAAGAAAACAGTACTGCTGGTCAACGGAGCGCTGTCTACCACCCGCTCATTTGCCCGCACCAGCAAATGCCTGGCGGAACACTTCAATGTGCTGCTGTTCGACCTGCCGTTCTCCGGCTATTCGCGCGAGCACAACACCGACCTGGACCTGGTGACCAAGGACGACGAAGTGCAAATCCTGCGGGCGCTGGTGGAGCGCTTCCAGGTCAACCATCTGGTCTCGGCCTCCTGGGGCGGCATCTCCACACTGCTCACCCTGGCGCACAACCCGCCTTCCATCGAAAGCTCGGTGGTAATGGCCCTGGCGCCCAATCTCAACCAGGCCATGCTCGATTATGTGGAGCGCGTGCGTGTGCTGATCGAGGCCGATGACAAGTCGGCGGTCGGCCACTTGCTCAACGAGACGGTCGGCAAATACCTCTCGCCAAGGCTCAAGCGCAATAACCATCGGCATTTGTCGAGCATGGCTACGACCGAGTACCGCCAGGCGCGCTTTCATATCCACCAGGTGCTGGGCCTGGGCGATGGCAACTACCTGCCGGCGCTCACCCGGATCGAAACCCCGGTGCATTTCATCAACGGCGCGCTGGACGAGTACACCCCGGCAACGGAGGCCCAACTGTTCAAAAAATACGTGGGCCGCAGCACCTTCGCCGTCGCCGAACACACCGGCCACTTGCTCGACCTCGAGTCCCGCGAAGCCGCGTTGGCGGTGCACCGTGTGCTGTTGGATTTCCTCGTCGGCGAGCACGCGACATTGTCAGATTTAGACGAACCGCCAGTGGGAAAAGGAGCGATGGATGGCGCATAA